In Zingiber officinale cultivar Zhangliang chromosome 1A, Zo_v1.1, whole genome shotgun sequence, the DNA window aaaatgccctcgacatgtctgagggtccaatacacacataatcacaataggacataatagttggagcctgcaaccacagagtgaatctatttgcacatcctactattatcctacctaaaatatatatgacatgtgcataattaaactaaaaaccaaacacacagaggtataacctagctgtgataccaattgttagttgctactcagaatactgCCCTAGTTCCCTtgcacaaaaatttgtacaagcatagaactatcctagctacccatgtgctctactgaagttaaatttggattgcaaatgatgtttaacattattaatccaaattgtccttcagaagttaaacttggattggaaacgatacttaacatttttactccaagtttaaccgatgtgatcttcctaagtgaaactatattatagaagttatcaaatatctatttcaaagatcggcttccaggttaaacatggcgacgcactaggccttcttaggtatgggatcatccaccactttctagacaaagcttttcaaagaaattggatatttaacttcttacagtaaactaggtttaactatagagatcttaatagaaacataatatcgaaacatgaaatcgaacaataaaatcgataacaaaaatgataacttaaaaccattaacctcttgtgtttgattttccaagatctatacaaaaggatgaactagtcatgatgcggaaacaaaaactagttataccttttgtagcttatagatctcttgatcttctattgtattcctctccttctcttggacgtcgtgtgggcgatgatctaccaagatgaaatccacccaagacttctcttcttgcttccaagttttggccaccaacaacctccaaagaatgatgagtttcggccaccaaccaatctccaagggatgctaggaaacaatgtctcctttctcctcttcttcttcaagcaaaatccggccaccaaacgAACTCCAAGAGATTGATACCGCCgtccaccaaagaagaagagaaggagaataggaagggccgaccacaaggaataagagaggaggaatagaagatgtcttccttttttttttatgaggcacaccctccctctcttttataatccttgatcttgccaaataaggaaagtgttaaacataattaaaacttccttattttcctttccaatgactaaaaaggaaagttttaaaataaaaaaattgaaacttccatttcttcttgtcatggccagCCACCCCTATTgcttcaaacaaggaaagttttaaacataaaattaaaatttccttatttgtttccagtaagaaaaaattttaaaataaaattttctcttttaaatcccttcatggttggttataaaaggaaaattttagaaattaaaatctctcttttaaaatatgtggatgattacaaaaaaggaaagttttatcaaaaattaaaatctcttcctcttaaactataaataaggaaagattaaaaacctttctcttaatccattatagaaagctataaaagaaaagatttaaaatttttaaaactctcttttaaaatcatggctcccACAATaggaaaatttccaaaattttaaaactccctcttaatttcaatgtggtcggccacccttgcttgggctctaagctaagCTGGCCACAACATACCTCTCATCTTGGTTTGGTTTAgcctgccctagcttggtctctaagctaggcttggctggccacttcaagatgggtaagaagttgggctttaggtggatataagactttataaataagaggctacaatagggacctagaggaggaattgattttggtctcccgatgagcttgagcttcccatgttcaccccgaacacccaactcgagttcatcaataataactcataccattaaagagttattattgcactaccgcaccaatcacatattataatatgggctccttcttatcatgagtgcgttagtctccctgtgtttaagatattgaatgcccactaattaaatgagttactgacaactcacttaattaatatctatatccaacagtagtaccactcaaccttattgtcatgtcagactaagtccacctgcaaggtttacatgacaatccttatgagctcctcaaggggacatcatcaacctagattactagggcatagtttcattctataatcaacaacacaccatataaataatatcatttcccaacttatcgaccctattgatttaacgaactaaatcacaccctttgataaattaaaaaaataaatattaagtatacatgcttgttattatatcatgattaagagtacacacttccataataatagaggtcttgttctttttaacagccagtataaaaagaacaaccttaaatggtcctgctcaatacactcagagtgtactagtgtaattttatagtcaagataaactaatatcaaattacactgcaaccattccaatggtttgcctcattccatcttggttgtgagcaactatttataatttataaggaattgataacatgatcttctatgtgacaccacacaccatgttatctttaatataaattaaatgaacaattatacttagcatataaatgtagacatttgactaatgtgattcttattttaaaataaatatttatacaaaaagttagacttttagtatacactctaacaagtgtGAGGTAGTTGGAGTGCTTTGTTTCTTCTCTGCCTGAATCTTCCCTTGacgattcatcccacgttgctttaagaGCCTTCTTCTTTTCAGATTCGGGAAGTtggtcttgtagtgccccttcttgttgtatCTAAAGCAGGTCACATTTTTACTGTTGgagttggaggtggagttgatcttctacaaGTCTTTGCtcgtgaagttcttctttctcctggtgaacatttttcttaccaagttcaccaggtgttcttcttcatctgagtctgGGTCAGACTTGACTTCAAGTTTGGGCTTGGATTTGGACTTGCCTTTTGATGACCCTGTAATAAGAACAAGATCTTTCTAGGATTTGGCgctagtttgttcatgcagttctagttcacagaataattcatctagttttaactttgacaagttcttcgaaatcttataggcatccacgatggatgcccatagtgcatttcgaggaaatgcatTTAAGGTATACCTTATCATATCCCGGTTCTCTAATTGGTGGCTGATtatgtggagtccgttgaggatgtcctttattcTCGCATGCAGCTGACTGGcagtctcgccttcctgcatttttacattaaataatttatttaaaaataagtctctctttgttaccttagcgttaTTGGTTCCCTTGTGTAGTTCTATGAGCttatcccaaagttcctttgcgtttTCATATGGGTCGAtgcggttcagctcttcttttgttagccTGCACTGAATTATGTAAAGAGCTTTGAAATTGATCTGcgcctttttcttcatttccggATTCCAATGTTCCGGATCCATTGGAATTCCAGTGTTGTCAATGAGAGCTTTGTAACCTCTagtgatgctgaaccactggtcgaaatcGGTCATCAAGTATacctccatccacttcttccagtacaagaagtcgtcaccgttgaataggggaggacgaacgATGTTGTACCCTTCAAGTTGTGTCATTTCATAGCTATAGAAAAAAACTAAAatgaggtaccaagacttggtcttggattagtagtgtttgagatatatttaaaaatttagaaaaatttgagaggtgttgcaccaaactcaaattaaaatcgaacgaaaaaatgttatctaaataggtaaagttttaccaatttaAATAGAATACGAAAAATAATGAAATCTAAAAATGATTCCCCCAGCTTGATTGGTGATTACACCAATTCAAagcagaacctgctctgataccacttgttggagcgATGGTATGTGAGAGGGGGGTTGAATCACGCGGTTTTCAAAAACTCATCTTctcattttgaaatcaaagtgtACGAACACAACATAAAACTAAAAGCACGAGAACACAAGAAGACACGAAcagtttacttggttcaaagactttggagactcctactccaagacctagatcctgtggacctatcgatgggtaatccactaaaggcctcttccggtacctctagaagaggaaatcgagtacaaaTTAGGTTGAATAAGTGCAAcgcactgcacttgtccttttgcagtaattaattataaaagtaaaTTACCGACACTTAGAGATTAAAGTGGGAGTGCTTGTGCCGATGTCGGTCTGCCGGTCGTGATCAAAAGTCCTCAGAGCAGTCATCAGATATAGCAGCTTTGTAGCAAAGTCATAGCAGGAGCCCGGAGCAATTGGAACCTCAAAAGAACGCGTAGTAGCTTGAATATGTGTTGTTCTTGGTTGCTTGGTCAATACTACCTTATATAGGTTGTGGAAGACGCCTTGCATAggcgtggaaggcgccttcaattggTAAAACTTTATCTCGAATGGCTCGGCTCTTATCTGCGACAACGTCCAAGTTTATCCtgtaaaggcgccttccatggccatggaaggtgccttctatgaacaaTATGAAGGCACCTTtactgcttgaaggtgccttcggacactgttcattcgaagGCAATTTTCTTCTCTTCGCCCTGCAAGATAATGTTTGTCCAAAATACCCTGTAAAATAAGTATTAGGACAATTTAATAAGAATATAGAGTAacaattagttcctatcctcccaggaccaggaactagtcaaggtttcAGCTTAGGAAtcccaaatagacctaaattgggccgacgcctactgtcccttcaactgggacgcgtcctcacttggtcactctcctccagtgacttacctttaacATACCAGTTTGCCAAACATCtggccagcccgtcgacctgcctggacttcatgctagctatcgGGTAGGCCCGTTGAcgtagctggacttcttgccaaatatTCGATAAGTcggtcaacctatctggacttcgtaccagctatccggtcggtccgttgacctagctatATTTTCTGCAcatttaatcaagtggttagatcacaactgaactgaacttaacttaacttacttgtcattcaatAAAACccgggttagaccgttagtgcaaaccgcaccaacacttagtACTCTACTCAGTTCCAAGATACACAGAATATAGCCGGTCAAAATACAGCCAGTCGGGCACAGCGTCGGTCGGTCATATGGGACCCAACTCCACACTTCTGCAATATAACTATCAGCATAGGGTCGGCTAGCCCTAGAGCCGATTAGACTTCCGAGACATGGTTCCCCTTTTCTCAATGCCAGGGCACTCATCATATGGTTGGTCAGCTCAAGAGCTAGTCGGACCAATAGGGCTAAATGCCCCACTTCTTATATGCTTGTTTCCCATCATATAGCTAGTTGGCTACAAGGCTAGTTGGACTACCTCTAGGAGACGACATTGTCAGATAATCACAACTTATCAAAAAATAATAGTTATTCATCAAAGAATATTCCACCACCAAGGCATATACATGAAATAAAACCTTTCTTCAAGGATGGTCATACAACTTTCATTGCTTGGTGTTACTCGACATATTCTAACATCATGCCTTCTCAGTCATCTCATTAATACAATGGTTATAAAAGATGGTTCATTTGCAGGAAACAAATCCTTCCTCGAAGGGTAGTTGTACATATTCTATTACCCAACATATTCTAATATTAGACATTCCTTGACACCTCATGATTGTAGGGGTTCTAAGggttagtataaaaggggatccTCCTTGTTGGCTAGGTACGCTTTTACTACACGTGCTACATACGCATATACTGTTCATCTTCTCAACTTTTCGCCCAGATAcaatactgacttgagcgtcaaagtGCTTGTGCTAGGGACCCCTTGCTTGATTCTTGCTTTAATGCTTCCGTTTGCTCTCTTTGTAGTGTGCACAGGAAGGACTGTCGGGTGACATCCTTTCTCTGGTTCAAAGTCTTCTCCTAGTCAATATCAGAGTCACCTATTTAACACTCCatctcctatatatatatataaagccaACCATTCAAACTTTTCGAGTTagacttgttggtcccttgcgactggcaagaggagggtgaattggcttgcacaataaaaaataaacaaaacacCTTTCTTGAATTTCAAACTATATTAAGATACACTTGttaataataaactaattaaaaagaaagt includes these proteins:
- the LOC122005610 gene encoding uncharacterized protein LOC122005610, which produces MTDFDQWFSITRGYKALIDNTGIPMDPEHWNPEMKKKAQINFKALYIIQCRLTKEELNRIDPYENAKELWDKLIELHKGTNNAKEGETASQLHARIKDILNGLHIISHQLENRDMIRTA